In Streptomyces sp. 1222.5, a single window of DNA contains:
- a CDS encoding helix-turn-helix domain-containing protein, which yields MLEQPYFGRRLKQLRIERGLSQAVLAGDDMSTGYLSRLESGARRPTARATEYLMKQLGVGAAEFEEQRVASLAHAFTVAVSAESDENTEALESALAADDGSNVLLRWQTLWLLAQRKRRSGEHAHELAHLEELVELGEATGVPALRVRAMTQLARCLRSSGEIARATDMATRAHLLARDNELSTSDLALNLLALISVETEGGRLPDACAHGEELLTLVEGRSDTLWAEAVWTVAAVRVRQGDLAAAQALLGRALEEFQSSENLVLWLRLRVASARLHLLNTPADPDAAQRCIEAIEAGLPFARSPMLEQELTFLKANLAFHEGRYMDARALLGQLDRTSLRLTHRDRVQVDVLDNRLRIAEGNEEEGLRGMHRLAQQAHETSNIDLAADIWRIAAETLVQVRNKPSGQSA from the coding sequence ATGCTGGAGCAGCCATACTTCGGGCGCCGCCTGAAGCAGTTGAGGATCGAGCGGGGCCTGTCCCAAGCCGTCCTCGCCGGGGACGACATGTCCACCGGCTATCTCTCACGCCTGGAGTCAGGCGCGAGAAGACCCACGGCGCGCGCCACCGAGTACCTGATGAAACAACTCGGAGTGGGAGCAGCCGAGTTCGAGGAACAGCGAGTCGCATCGCTCGCCCACGCCTTCACCGTCGCCGTCTCCGCCGAGTCGGACGAGAACACGGAGGCGCTGGAGTCGGCACTGGCCGCGGACGACGGCAGCAACGTGCTGCTGCGCTGGCAGACCCTGTGGCTGCTGGCCCAGCGCAAGCGCCGTAGCGGCGAGCACGCCCATGAGCTGGCGCACCTGGAGGAACTCGTCGAACTCGGCGAGGCCACGGGCGTGCCCGCACTCCGGGTCAGGGCGATGACCCAACTCGCCCGCTGCCTCAGGTCCTCCGGCGAGATCGCCCGGGCGACCGACATGGCCACGCGAGCGCACCTGCTGGCCAGGGACAACGAACTCAGCACCTCCGACCTGGCCCTCAACCTGCTGGCCCTGATCTCCGTGGAGACGGAAGGGGGCCGGCTGCCGGACGCCTGCGCCCACGGTGAGGAACTGCTGACCCTGGTCGAGGGACGCTCCGACACACTGTGGGCCGAGGCGGTCTGGACGGTCGCGGCCGTGCGGGTGCGGCAAGGCGACCTGGCGGCGGCACAAGCCTTGCTCGGCCGCGCCCTCGAGGAGTTCCAGAGCAGCGAGAACCTCGTCCTGTGGCTGCGGCTGCGGGTCGCCTCGGCGCGGCTGCACCTGCTGAACACCCCGGCCGACCCGGACGCCGCCCAGCGCTGCATCGAGGCCATCGAAGCCGGTCTGCCGTTCGCCAGATCACCCATGCTGGAACAGGAGTTGACGTTCCTCAAGGCGAATCTGGCGTTCCATGAGGGCCGGTACATGGACGCCCGCGCGCTGCTCGGCCAACTCGACCGCACCTCCCTGCGCCTGACCCACCGGGACCGCGTGCAGGTGGACGTGCTCGACAACCGGCTGCGCATCGCCGAGGGGAACGAGGAGGAGGGCCTGCGCGGGATGCACCGGCTGGCACAGCAGGCCCACGAGACCTCCAACATCGATCTGGCGGCCGACATCTGGCGCATCGCGGCCGAGACATTGGTCCAGGTGCGCAACAAGCCGTCCGGGCAGAGCGCTTGA
- a CDS encoding MFS transporter yields MAIAGAVTVANIYFPQPLLEAIAHGLGVSENSAGLIASAAQIGYAIGILLIVPLTDTARLRRLVFVLLAVTCAGLLVAAMAPNLATLTVATLAVSTATVLPQIITPTAAALAGPDRSGHVVGLVGLGLTLGSTLSRTVSGAVSDATGNWRAAYLLAAVLTGALLLFLPRCMPERLHREGATPLPYAKLLGSLPGLLAAHREVRLSAFLGATVFAAFSTFWAVLSFHLAEPPFRQGPAFAGLFSLYTLPAALLSAYAGRLNDRHGPTTVNICALGCIGVSFALFGLLGDSMAALVVGSNLLTLGTSASQVANQARLFVLGGDTAARLNTIFMLSSFAGGAVGSLSAAAIYDTHGWTGMVLVGTAFLVLTAGALGQGLLGRTRAGSRSA; encoded by the coding sequence ATGGCAATCGCCGGCGCGGTCACTGTTGCCAACATCTACTTCCCGCAGCCCCTGCTGGAAGCCATCGCGCACGGTCTCGGTGTATCCGAGAACAGCGCGGGGCTGATCGCCTCCGCCGCGCAGATCGGCTACGCGATCGGCATCCTGCTCATCGTGCCGCTCACCGACACCGCCCGGCTCCGCCGGCTGGTGTTCGTGCTGCTGGCCGTGACCTGCGCCGGCCTGCTCGTCGCGGCGATGGCGCCGAACCTGGCCACCCTCACCGTCGCGACCCTGGCCGTCTCCACGGCCACCGTGCTGCCGCAGATCATCACCCCGACGGCCGCCGCGCTCGCCGGCCCGGACCGCAGCGGACATGTCGTCGGGCTCGTCGGTCTCGGCCTCACCCTGGGCTCCACACTCTCGCGCACGGTCTCCGGGGCGGTGTCGGACGCCACCGGCAACTGGCGCGCGGCGTACCTGCTCGCGGCGGTGCTGACCGGCGCGCTCCTGCTGTTCCTGCCGCGCTGCATGCCTGAGCGGCTGCACCGGGAGGGCGCCACCCCGCTGCCGTACGCCAAACTCCTGGGCAGTCTTCCCGGCCTGCTCGCCGCCCACCGGGAAGTGCGGCTGTCCGCCTTCCTCGGGGCGACCGTCTTCGCCGCCTTCAGCACCTTCTGGGCGGTGCTCTCCTTCCACTTGGCCGAACCGCCATTCCGTCAGGGGCCCGCCTTCGCCGGCCTGTTCAGCCTCTACACGCTGCCCGCCGCACTGCTGTCCGCGTACGCCGGGCGACTCAACGACCGGCACGGACCGACCACGGTCAACATCTGTGCGCTGGGCTGCATCGGAGTGTCGTTCGCACTGTTCGGACTCCTCGGCGACTCGATGGCCGCGCTGGTGGTCGGCAGCAACCTGCTGACCCTGGGCACCAGTGCCAGCCAAGTCGCCAACCAGGCAAGGCTGTTCGTGCTGGGCGGCGACACCGCCGCGCGACTGAACACGATCTTCATGCTGTCGTCCTTCGCCGGCGGTGCCGTCGGCTCCCTGTCCGCCGCCGCCATCTATGACACCCACGGCTGGACCGGCATGGTGCTCGTGGGGACCGCCTTCCTCGTGCTGACCGCCGGTGCGCTCGGCCAGGGCCTGCTGGGGCGAACCAGGGCCGGCAGCCGCTCCGCTTGA
- a CDS encoding type I polyketide synthase produces MTRDRSLDIAVTGMAARFPGADDIDQWWSALQAGRVLTTRLDRSELLAAGVAPDLADDPAYVPVRGLLPDADRFEHELFRIAPRDAELMDPQARLMLETAWAALEDAGVGPLDARTTTGVYASASGSAYLRRMLGGGGLTPEALEQALRGTEPDYLATRIAYKLGLTGPALTVQTACSSSLVAVHMAVQALLNGDCDQAVVVAAGVDFPQAGHLYVPGGILSASGVCRPFDAGADGALAGSGVACVVLRPLADALDAGGARPHGVILGTAINNDGSDKAGYNAPSARGQEAVIRAALHSADIEASSLGYLEAHATGTRVGDPIEWSAATAALAGLGARPGQVAVGAVKANIGHLDAAAGLASLIKALMVVKEAVVPPVAGFSELNPLLETEGSPLRVPTEARPWAGPGPRRAGVSSFGIGGTNAHVVIEQAPETVAVPRAEERERLVVLSAATPAALDRSAARLSARLSQADADLADVAHTLAAGRTHLPWRLAVTGRTGAEVAARLAQSTDLVRGSRPAGGGGPVVFLLPGQGAQYPGMAVPLAASLPGFSQALETCLEAFEPEQAATLRRAVTDPAFPAAELEATELAQPALFAVEYAAATALTGLGLTPAALVGHSLGEITAACLAGVLDLPDAARLVSARGRAMQSCPPGAMLALNCGEDEAGKLMAEYGTALDLAAVNGPDACVVAGPVDTVEAFRSWLGGRITTRRLATGHAFHSALIEPAVPHLLEALSAVRLAPPKVPIAANVTGRLLPAGARIEAGMFAEQARGTVRFQEALASVAEAYPDAVAVEVGPGRALAALAESAGLKAVPLSAARAADMPADGPLTALAELWTLGRPVDPAELSTEGRLLHLPGHPFAGPRLLAPEALPATPAAAPCPQAPARTGTRPDGSDAVTGSVPVGAREAVAAAWAVHLGRSGLGEEADFFDLGGDSLSVTRVAAQVGRELGVDVPVRDLLAARTFGGHIRVVGDLLAGSVPVGAREAVAAAWAVHLGRSGLDEEADFFDLGGDSLSVTRVAAQVGRELGVDVPVRDLLAARTFGGHIRVVGDLLTGGAANQDDDYLSVNRALWDERVPIHTASAYYDVEGFKRGTNPLRGFELAEIGDVTGKRLAHLQCHIGLDTLAWARRGAQVTGLDFSAPAIEEARDLAAELGLPARFVIGDVYESARLLGAGSYDIVYTGVGALCWLPDMRRWAETVASLLVPGGTLYLAEFHPFADTLAEDGRTVTRDYFDSAPQHSEMRGTYADAQAVTSNTQAVAFQHGLGEVTSALIAAGLRIDLLNEHDSTVFQRFHSLEKQPDGAFRAAVGRPRVPLMYSLRATRI; encoded by the coding sequence ATGACACGCGACCGCTCCCTGGACATCGCCGTCACCGGCATGGCCGCCCGGTTCCCCGGCGCGGACGACATCGACCAGTGGTGGTCGGCGCTTCAGGCTGGCCGGGTGCTGACCACCCGTCTGGACAGATCCGAGCTTCTCGCCGCCGGGGTGGCACCCGACCTGGCCGACGACCCCGCCTACGTTCCGGTCCGCGGCCTGCTGCCCGACGCCGACCGCTTCGAGCACGAGCTGTTCCGGATCGCCCCGCGCGACGCGGAGCTGATGGACCCGCAGGCGCGCCTCATGCTCGAGACCGCCTGGGCGGCCCTGGAGGACGCCGGCGTCGGCCCGCTGGATGCCCGGACCACCACCGGTGTCTACGCCTCGGCCAGCGGTAGCGCCTACCTGCGCCGCATGCTCGGCGGCGGGGGACTCACCCCCGAGGCCCTCGAACAGGCACTGCGCGGCACCGAACCGGACTACCTGGCCACCCGGATCGCCTACAAGCTCGGACTGACCGGACCGGCCTTGACCGTGCAGACGGCCTGCTCGTCCTCCCTCGTCGCCGTGCACATGGCCGTCCAGGCGCTGCTCAACGGCGACTGCGACCAGGCCGTGGTGGTGGCCGCGGGGGTCGACTTCCCACAGGCCGGACACCTGTACGTGCCGGGCGGCATCCTCTCGGCCTCCGGTGTCTGCCGGCCGTTCGACGCGGGGGCGGACGGCGCGCTCGCAGGTTCCGGTGTGGCGTGCGTGGTGCTGCGACCGCTGGCTGACGCCCTGGACGCCGGTGGCGCACGGCCGCACGGCGTCATCCTCGGCACGGCGATCAACAACGACGGCTCGGACAAGGCCGGGTACAACGCCCCGTCCGCACGCGGCCAGGAGGCCGTGATCCGTGCGGCCCTGCACAGCGCCGACATCGAGGCGTCCTCCCTGGGCTACCTCGAGGCGCACGCCACGGGGACGCGGGTCGGCGACCCGATCGAGTGGTCGGCCGCCACGGCCGCCCTGGCCGGACTGGGCGCCCGGCCCGGACAGGTGGCCGTCGGAGCGGTGAAGGCCAACATCGGTCATCTGGACGCCGCGGCCGGCCTGGCCTCGCTGATCAAGGCGCTGATGGTGGTGAAGGAGGCAGTGGTGCCGCCCGTCGCCGGATTCAGCGAGCTGAATCCACTGCTGGAGACCGAGGGGTCCCCACTGCGCGTGCCCACCGAAGCACGCCCGTGGGCCGGCCCGGGCCCCCGGCGCGCCGGGGTCAGCTCGTTCGGCATCGGCGGCACGAACGCCCATGTCGTCATCGAGCAGGCACCGGAGACCGTCGCCGTGCCCAGGGCCGAGGAGCGAGAGCGACTGGTGGTGCTGTCGGCGGCGACGCCCGCCGCCCTCGACCGGTCGGCCGCCCGGCTGTCGGCCCGCCTGTCCCAGGCCGACGCGGACCTGGCCGACGTGGCGCACACCCTGGCCGCCGGACGAACCCACCTGCCGTGGCGGCTGGCGGTGACCGGCCGCACGGGCGCCGAAGTCGCCGCACGGCTCGCGCAGAGCACGGACCTGGTGCGCGGCAGCCGGCCCGCCGGGGGAGGCGGCCCGGTGGTGTTCCTGCTGCCGGGACAGGGCGCGCAGTACCCGGGCATGGCCGTGCCGCTCGCCGCGTCCCTGCCCGGCTTCTCCCAGGCCCTCGAAACCTGCCTGGAGGCCTTCGAACCCGAGCAGGCGGCCACGCTGCGCCGCGCGGTGACGGACCCCGCCTTTCCTGCAGCGGAACTGGAGGCGACGGAACTCGCCCAGCCCGCGCTCTTCGCCGTCGAGTACGCGGCGGCCACGGCCCTGACCGGGCTCGGCCTCACTCCGGCCGCGCTCGTCGGGCACAGCCTCGGGGAGATCACCGCGGCCTGCCTCGCCGGGGTGCTCGATCTGCCCGACGCCGCCCGGCTGGTCAGCGCCCGCGGCCGGGCCATGCAGAGCTGCCCGCCCGGCGCGATGCTCGCCCTGAACTGCGGTGAGGACGAGGCCGGAAAGCTGATGGCGGAGTACGGCACCGCACTCGACCTCGCCGCGGTCAACGGCCCGGACGCCTGCGTCGTGGCGGGACCGGTCGACACCGTCGAGGCGTTCCGCTCCTGGCTCGGGGGCAGGATCACCACCCGGCGCCTCGCGACCGGACACGCCTTCCACTCCGCGCTGATCGAGCCCGCTGTGCCGCACCTGCTGGAAGCGCTCAGTGCCGTACGGCTCGCGCCCCCGAAGGTGCCGATCGCTGCGAACGTCACCGGCCGGCTCCTGCCCGCCGGGGCACGGATCGAGGCGGGCATGTTCGCCGAGCAGGCCCGGGGCACGGTCCGCTTCCAGGAGGCGCTCGCCTCGGTCGCCGAGGCCTACCCGGACGCCGTGGCCGTCGAGGTCGGCCCCGGGCGGGCCCTGGCCGCACTGGCGGAGTCCGCCGGGCTGAAGGCCGTCCCGCTGTCCGCCGCACGCGCCGCGGACATGCCCGCCGACGGACCGCTCACCGCCCTGGCCGAACTGTGGACGCTGGGCAGGCCGGTCGACCCGGCGGAACTGTCCACCGAGGGGCGTCTGCTGCACCTGCCCGGCCACCCCTTCGCCGGCCCCCGCCTGCTCGCACCGGAGGCTCTGCCCGCCACCCCGGCAGCGGCACCCTGCCCCCAGGCACCGGCGCGCACCGGGACACGACCGGACGGCTCCGATGCGGTGACCGGGAGTGTGCCGGTGGGTGCGCGGGAGGCTGTGGCGGCTGCGTGGGCTGTTCATCTGGGGCGTTCGGGTCTGGGTGAGGAGGCGGATTTCTTCGATCTGGGGGGTGATTCGCTGTCGGTCACGCGGGTGGCTGCGCAGGTGGGCCGGGAGTTGGGTGTTGATGTCCCGGTCCGGGACCTGCTGGCGGCGCGTACGTTCGGTGGGCACATCCGTGTCGTCGGGGACCTGCTGGCGGGGAGTGTGCCGGTGGGTGCGCGGGAGGCTGTGGCGGCTGCGTGGGCTGTTCATCTGGGGCGTTCGGGTCTGGATGAGGAGGCGGATTTCTTCGATCTGGGGGGTGATTCGCTGTCGGTCACGCGGGTGGCTGCGCAGGTGGGCCGGGAGTTGGGTGTTGATGTCCCGGTCCGGGACCTGCTGGCGGCGCGTACGTTCGGTGGGCACATCCGTGTCGTCGGGGACCTGCTGACCGGTGGGGCCGCGAACCAGGACGACGACTACCTCAGCGTCAACCGGGCGCTGTGGGACGAGCGGGTGCCCATCCACACCGCGAGCGCCTACTACGACGTCGAGGGCTTCAAGCGGGGCACAAACCCACTGCGCGGGTTCGAACTCGCCGAGATCGGCGACGTCACGGGCAAGCGCCTGGCCCATCTGCAGTGCCACATAGGGCTGGACACACTCGCCTGGGCCCGTCGCGGCGCGCAGGTGACCGGGCTCGACTTCTCCGCCCCCGCCATCGAGGAGGCCCGCGACCTCGCCGCGGAACTCGGGCTCCCCGCGCGTTTCGTCATCGGTGACGTCTACGAGTCCGCCCGCCTGCTCGGCGCCGGCTCCTACGACATCGTCTACACCGGAGTCGGCGCCCTGTGCTGGCTGCCCGACATGCGCCGGTGGGCCGAGACGGTCGCCTCCCTGCTCGTGCCGGGCGGCACGCTCTACCTCGCGGAGTTCCATCCCTTCGCGGACACCCTCGCCGAGGACGGCCGCACCGTCACCCGGGACTACTTCGACAGCGCACCGCAGCACAGCGAGATGCGCGGCACCTACGCCGACGCGCAGGCGGTGACCAGCAACACCCAGGCGGTCGCCTTCCAGCACGGCCTCGGCGAGGTGACCTCGGCACTCATCGCGGCGGGACTGCGGATCGACCTCCTCAACGAGCACGACAGCACCGTGTTCCAGAGGTTCCACTCCCTGGAGAAGCAGCCCGACGGCGCCTTCCGCGCGGCCGTCGGCCGGCCCCGGGTCCCGCTCATGTACTCGCTGCGGGCAACCCGCATCTGA
- a CDS encoding class I SAM-dependent methyltransferase has product MNQHQATQVDEERYRPVLANQRSSKTLRAIYQEVYQEEYPDEVEPFGFVTLSDLRACARFLGPHEVTRLVDVGCGRGGPGLWVARELGASLAGVDIVAEAVEEARRLATTFHRAPEAEFHAAGATDTKLPGQSFDGAMSIDALWMVLNKAAAFEELARLLRPGSPLVFTTWAPPHLDYAWFLEPAGFQDIETVEVTGSPERQLAVYERILAERATIAREMGDAAAQVLVDEATEAPLLLGTVPRVMVRAVRAR; this is encoded by the coding sequence GTGAACCAGCACCAAGCCACCCAGGTCGACGAGGAGCGTTACCGCCCCGTCCTGGCCAACCAGCGCTCCAGCAAGACCCTGCGCGCCATCTACCAGGAGGTGTACCAGGAGGAGTATCCGGACGAGGTCGAGCCCTTCGGGTTCGTGACCCTGAGCGACCTGCGCGCCTGTGCTCGCTTCCTCGGACCGCACGAGGTGACGCGGCTCGTCGACGTCGGCTGCGGCCGCGGCGGCCCGGGACTGTGGGTCGCGCGGGAGCTGGGCGCCTCGCTGGCCGGCGTCGACATCGTCGCCGAGGCGGTCGAGGAGGCGCGGCGGCTCGCCACCACGTTCCACCGGGCACCCGAGGCCGAGTTCCATGCCGCCGGCGCGACGGACACCAAACTGCCCGGGCAGTCCTTCGACGGCGCGATGAGCATCGACGCGCTGTGGATGGTGCTCAACAAGGCCGCCGCCTTCGAGGAGTTGGCCCGTCTGCTGCGGCCGGGGAGCCCCCTGGTGTTCACCACCTGGGCGCCCCCGCACCTGGACTACGCCTGGTTCCTGGAGCCGGCCGGCTTCCAGGACATCGAGACGGTGGAGGTGACCGGTTCGCCCGAGCGTCAACTCGCGGTGTACGAGCGCATCCTGGCCGAGCGTGCGACGATCGCCCGGGAGATGGGCGACGCCGCCGCGCAGGTCCTCGTCGACGAGGCGACGGAGGCCCCGCTGCTGCTGGGCACCGTGCCCCGGGTCATGGTCCGGGCCGTACGCGCCCGATGA
- a CDS encoding GNAT family N-acetyltransferase — protein MLIREADSPDWPAVWPFFQRIVTAGETFTYPMDLGKEEGRDWWMLPAPDRTVVAVDDAGTVLGTAKMNRNHMGNAGHIASASFMVDPAHEGRGVGRALGEYAIEWARAAGFRAMQFNAVVESNVRAVGLYRSLGFEVLGTLPEGFHHPVHGYVGLHIMHRGL, from the coding sequence ATGTTGATCAGGGAAGCCGACAGCCCGGACTGGCCTGCCGTATGGCCTTTCTTCCAGCGGATCGTGACCGCCGGGGAGACCTTCACCTACCCCATGGACTTGGGGAAAGAGGAAGGGCGTGACTGGTGGATGCTGCCTGCGCCGGACCGGACGGTGGTCGCCGTCGACGACGCCGGCACGGTGCTGGGCACCGCCAAGATGAACCGCAACCACATGGGCAATGCCGGACACATCGCCAGTGCCAGCTTCATGGTCGACCCGGCTCACGAGGGCCGGGGAGTGGGCCGTGCGCTCGGCGAGTATGCCATCGAGTGGGCGCGGGCGGCCGGCTTCCGGGCCATGCAGTTCAACGCGGTCGTGGAGAGCAACGTGCGGGCGGTAGGGCTGTACCGATCGCTCGGCTTCGAGGTGCTGGGCACCCTGCCCGAGGGGTTCCACCACCCCGTCCACGGCTATGTGGGGCTGCACATCATGCATCGCGGGCTGTGA
- a CDS encoding ATP-grasp domain-containing protein, whose translation MDGYSTGTFLPSAFARLGVEVVHVYSTAEPMATMLAPDQAAYRRQFHCPDDAFERTVQALAELRPVAVLAGQEPGVPLADALSERLHLATNGTALSTARRDKYEMAETLRAAGIHCARQLKSSDPAQLVDWAEREGSYPVVVKPLSSASTDHVYRCHDAAEVDAAARAVLGSTDIFDRRNTEALVQSFLEGTEYIVDTVSVDGERYVCGVWEYEKKILPGGHNVYDLDVLLAPDQDPVPELIAYIDTVLDALGIRHGPAHAEVIMTPDGPALVEIGARLNGNLHPGLHDTCLGTNQADLTALAYARPEEFRSRYAGRVYTRHQPAAVHNTRTERGGVVAAVDQAAVDRISAVPGVYLVSVKLGPGKALRPTTDLLSSPLRIFMTAPALETIRAAHRTLAGLTDAVYRLESEGSRPRILLLGTDKYVMEACARNGVDAVVVWGAAGYDHGLAEVPPELTVLRVDEQKNPEAVLMALHRAGLAEAGFDAVQTSDEWALVTAGLLAQHFGCRAIDPVTAVHFRDKSLQKRRVAEAGVPAARVTVVDDVHEVGGITAWPYERAVLKPVAGAATARTTVVGSLEELRETSDRYRRQRTSQRTFVLEEYIDGEEWMVDGFVHDGELRFFAVGRYGAPCLTTVDEGLPLWMRHFDPKDEAWAYERAEPVVTRALTALGLRDGVFHMELFHQPGTGRLVFSECAARRGGGLLHEQIQAKFGVHLGEAALLSALGRAPRTDTAYRAAIVGTSYLSGRTGVVLDCPSPAEVRELPGVEFVRIEFPVGERFSGTIDNTNHRVGQILVSADDEQELLERFAAVRDWFDERLVVAPEGVTGRELRAWYRQVRPDADFRDPLWQ comes from the coding sequence GTGGATGGTTACTCCACCGGCACGTTCCTCCCCTCCGCCTTCGCCCGGCTCGGCGTCGAGGTCGTGCATGTCTACAGCACCGCGGAACCGATGGCGACCATGCTCGCCCCGGACCAAGCCGCCTACCGGAGGCAGTTCCACTGCCCGGACGACGCCTTCGAACGAACCGTACAGGCCCTCGCGGAGCTGCGGCCGGTGGCCGTCCTGGCCGGTCAGGAGCCCGGGGTCCCGCTGGCCGACGCGCTCAGCGAACGCCTCCACCTGGCCACCAATGGCACCGCGCTGTCGACGGCCCGCCGTGACAAGTACGAGATGGCCGAGACCCTGCGCGCGGCAGGCATCCACTGCGCCCGCCAGTTGAAGTCGTCGGACCCCGCCCAGCTCGTCGACTGGGCCGAGCGGGAAGGCTCCTACCCGGTCGTCGTCAAGCCGCTCAGCTCGGCCTCCACCGACCATGTCTACCGCTGCCACGACGCCGCCGAGGTCGACGCCGCGGCCCGCGCGGTGCTCGGCTCCACGGACATTTTCGACCGGCGTAACACCGAGGCTCTCGTGCAGTCGTTCCTCGAGGGCACCGAGTACATCGTGGACACCGTCAGCGTGGACGGCGAGCGCTACGTCTGCGGTGTCTGGGAGTACGAGAAGAAGATCCTGCCCGGCGGCCACAACGTCTACGACCTCGATGTGCTGCTGGCACCGGACCAGGACCCGGTGCCGGAACTGATCGCGTACATCGACACGGTCCTCGACGCGCTCGGCATCCGGCACGGCCCGGCCCACGCCGAGGTCATCATGACCCCCGACGGCCCGGCCCTGGTGGAGATCGGCGCCCGGCTCAACGGCAATCTCCACCCGGGCCTGCACGACACCTGCCTCGGCACCAACCAGGCGGATCTGACCGCGCTGGCCTACGCCCGCCCGGAGGAGTTCCGCAGCCGCTACGCCGGCCGCGTCTACACCCGGCACCAGCCGGCCGCCGTCCACAACACGCGCACCGAGCGCGGCGGTGTCGTCGCCGCGGTCGACCAAGCCGCCGTCGACCGGATCAGCGCTGTGCCCGGCGTGTACCTGGTGAGCGTCAAGCTGGGCCCCGGCAAGGCCCTGCGGCCCACCACCGACCTGCTCAGCAGCCCGCTGCGCATCTTCATGACGGCCCCCGCCCTGGAGACGATCCGCGCCGCCCACCGGACCCTGGCGGGCCTCACGGACGCGGTCTACCGGCTGGAGAGCGAGGGGAGCCGGCCCCGGATACTGCTGCTGGGGACCGACAAATACGTCATGGAGGCGTGCGCCCGAAACGGCGTCGACGCCGTCGTCGTCTGGGGGGCCGCCGGCTACGACCACGGACTCGCCGAGGTCCCGCCGGAACTGACCGTCCTGCGCGTCGACGAGCAGAAGAACCCCGAGGCGGTCCTGATGGCCCTGCACCGGGCAGGCCTCGCGGAGGCCGGGTTCGACGCCGTGCAGACCTCCGACGAGTGGGCCCTGGTGACCGCCGGGCTCCTCGCCCAGCACTTCGGCTGCCGTGCGATCGACCCGGTGACCGCGGTGCACTTCCGCGACAAGTCCCTGCAGAAGCGGCGCGTCGCCGAGGCGGGCGTGCCGGCGGCCCGGGTGACCGTCGTCGACGACGTGCACGAGGTCGGCGGCATCACCGCCTGGCCGTACGAACGGGCCGTGCTCAAGCCCGTCGCCGGCGCCGCCACCGCGCGCACCACGGTCGTCGGCTCCCTGGAGGAACTGCGCGAGACCAGTGACCGCTACCGCCGGCAGCGCACCTCGCAGCGCACGTTCGTGCTGGAGGAGTACATCGACGGCGAGGAGTGGATGGTCGACGGCTTCGTCCACGACGGCGAACTGCGCTTCTTCGCCGTGGGCCGCTACGGAGCGCCCTGTCTGACCACCGTCGACGAGGGACTCCCGCTGTGGATGCGCCACTTCGACCCCAAGGACGAGGCGTGGGCGTACGAGCGGGCCGAGCCAGTCGTCACCCGGGCGCTGACCGCACTCGGGCTGCGTGACGGCGTCTTCCACATGGAACTCTTCCACCAGCCCGGCACCGGGCGGCTCGTCTTCAGCGAGTGCGCGGCACGCCGCGGCGGCGGACTCCTCCACGAGCAGATCCAGGCCAAGTTCGGTGTGCACCTCGGCGAAGCGGCGCTGCTCAGCGCCCTTGGCCGGGCTCCGAGGACGGACACCGCCTACCGGGCCGCGATCGTCGGCACGAGCTACCTCAGTGGCCGCACGGGCGTCGTCCTCGACTGCCCTAGCCCGGCCGAGGTACGGGAACTGCCCGGAGTGGAGTTCGTACGGATCGAGTTCCCGGTAGGTGAGCGGTTCTCCGGCACGATCGACAACACCAATCACCGTGTGGGCCAGATTCTGGTCTCGGCCGACGACGAACAGGAGCTGCTGGAACGGTTTGCCGCGGTGCGTGACTGGTTCGACGAACGGCTCGTGGTGGCGCCCGAGGGCGTCACCGGCCGCGAACTGCGCGCCTGGTACCGGCAGGTCCGCCCGGACGCCGACTTCCGGGACCCGCTGTGGCAGTGA